cCCACAACAGGTGgcaaaaatgccatgacgatatcttggccatagttttttaaacttcttttttaatcaaaaacaCGGCGTGGAGGTCgacatgacaatctggtgagtaccctcactttgacacagtgtgacccccctttgaaaaatcctggctacgcctatgCTGGTCATGTGTTTTCCGAAATGACAAAGTTAATTTGACAATATTAATAACTAGATctaattcttttgtttttatttttattttccaaagaATCTCTAATTCTAAAATTTGTGTACGAGTCTTTGGGCTGACGCTGATGACGTAGAAATTGTCTCACATGACGCAAGATATGGCGCTGTAGTTGAGttcttttcattgaaaaacataAAAGGTTTTCGTGGGTTAACTATGGCTGAGATCTGCACACGTGCAGATCTCAGCCAAGCATGGACAGCTGTTTCGGCCATGTTAGGCATCATCCGCATGACGTAACCGACACTTGCTGTGGCGAGCAGATCATCTTAACCGGCAGTTCCACGCATACTGCAATACATGCTCTGGTACTATTCACCGAGATTGAAAAGAACATTCGAACTCTTTAATTGAAATCTCAAGATTCCGGCcattttgttgtgtttggATAAAGCTCAATTACTCTGAGATGGCGATCGAATCAGCCTGCTTAAGACACCAAGATGACTGAATGAGTATATACTAACATTGGATGTGCTGTTTTGTATTTGCCCCTTATAGAAAAAGTGCAGAGATGAGGGAAGGATATGCCTGAGCAAAGCCAGCAGCATCTTGGAGCGGTTCAACTGTATCGCACAATTTCGCACTTGCATAAAGAAAGGCAAACCAACAGACCCCCCTCAGTAGGTCGTTCGACAGCTGATTATGACGCCATGTATGCCAGAAAAACTGATAGTCAGGCaaaattgttcaaagaaaggaaaatacaAACATAGAATAAATCTATGAAATGAAGTCATGCTGTGATTGGCTTCATGTCTACTTAGTGGTAATAAAGTAATAAGCAGGGATTAATTTAAACAAGGATAGACGAAAATTGGATCAACGAACTAATGACAGTACTCCAAGTTATCACAGGAGGGACATGCGCAATCGCATTTACTCTTATCATGGAACTAAGAAAGGAAAAGTTTTACTCTCGAGGCTGCGAAGCTTTCAGTAAACCGCTTTATTTACTAATCAATTCGTCTTTTCACACCAATATTTATTACAATTTACAACACTCATGTACTCTGGGAAGGATAAAAGCCCTTCGTCCATTTCCAAGTAAAATCAAGATTATAATATAGTATGAAACAGTAGCACCAATGTTTTTCCTCAGCTTTCACTAGTCattttcaaactattttgcttggtagaaaaaaaagcattaattAATAAATGTATCTTGACTATTTTGACAGCAAAACAACCCCGTCGAAATATAGTGACTATGATATTAACCAGTTTCTAAATAAGATCATTTTGGCCGAATAATAAGAGATCACCCTATACGATGGAAAATTGCTTAGATTAACTTTATCATGTGAAATTTTTGGACCATGGCGCTCCATATGCGCATTAGCTTTGAAGGCAAAGCTTTTGACAAAGCTGTGCAAGTTCTGATTTCATTATCAATTTTAGTTaccctaaattctttaatttcaattaacttcatttgcaatttgaatGAACGATACGTGTTTTTAAGTTTCTGGAAGTATATGTTCTAACGTTTCCTGTAAAAATAAGACCCGTAAATTGTCAAGGTAATCATTTGTACTGAACCACTCTTAAGAGAAAGATTTAAACTTCCTCTTTATGATCCTCATAAAACAACAATCGCCTCCTGATTCTGGATATCCCTTGTCATTGTAGCTTTCCAGTGCTGCAGCTGTTTCTTGCCAGCGGTCGTTAAACTCTTGCAATTCTCCTTTAACTGCTTTTTCTGATGGCCCGTCAAGAATCTCGCAAACATCTTTTCCGAGACGATTGACACGATCCACTTTTACCTGCATGTTGGGCTTTTCTTCCAGTTTCATCTTGAAAATCAAAGCGAAATACGACATTTGTTGGTTGGTATAGTTCTGGGAACCGAGTAGTTTACACAATAACCCCACCAGCGACTGATAACTTTGTTAACAACCCAAAATGGTAAGAGACAGTCAATACCAATACCAATAGTTACGAACCAATAGTTACATCATTTAAAAAGGGTACTGGGGTTGAAGTCAAGTGGTCCTTGAACCCGGCGAGAACAAAAATCCAACGCTTTTCTACTGCTTAACTCGTCGAGgaataaagaaaatgagaaaacgaaCTTCATAAAACAATTCAACAAGCATAAGCAACCAAAAAAGAGCTTAAACTGAATGAGGCATAGCCTAGTTCTCACTGCGCAAGATTTATATGCGGATCTATCCGAAACTGTCACCTCATTTGCTTATATTATAGTTGCCTCCCTCATTTTGCACGGACACGAGACCAACCAGTACGGTGTTCCGTATTGTGCGAGCTGATTCTCGTGGCATAGCGACCAGCACTCCTATGGCGCACAAAAGGCGAAGTGAAGGGGAGGTTGTCACGGAATGGGACCCAGTTCGCAGGCTAAGGTATTTGCCAGGAAAATTGCTTTTAATTGAGATAATTTTACCTCGGCCCTTTTCTTGAGATTTTCTTGGTCCTCAAGCGGCATATCTTCATTGTATTCTTTCATTAATCCCTTGGTTTCATTAATCCATTCATTGACAGAACCCATCAACCCATACATCtccttcattttattttgtgtgttAATCAGCTAaatagagagaaaaaaaatcaagttccTAGGACTGGCAAGCCATATATTGAATTGTTTCGTGCCAAAAGAGTCATTGCGAAGACAGACACCGAGATGGACTTTAAATAATTTGGCGGGCTCCATTTCACATtcgaacaaaaaagaaagtacaacaaaacaaaaacagcaaaaataagAAACCTTATTTCAACGTTGCGAGGCGTACTATCTCACCTTCTCTTTTTCATCCAGTGTTCTTGTTGCGACGTGGCTCCAGCATTCATCAAAATCGAGTAGCTGTGCTTTAATTTCTTTAGTGATTTCATCGTTGTTGCCTGATTCTTCTATTATATCTTCTCCCAACTGATGCAATCTTTGCAGTCTCTGTTCTTGTTCATTCAACTCACTTTGAGTCACCTGTTGTCAAAGAAAGCAGCAGTTAGTGCGGAAAATTATATAGCTTGAGGCAAATCCAAGGGATAGTGAAACAGTTGGAGCTATAACCGGTCCTCTTCCTGATCAGTGCCTGACCTTGAATCCTTTGTTTTGGTAGATATTTTTTAACGGATCTTACAGTGAGTTGTTTTCCAAGTCCAAATTCCGATTTAACGGGAATCAGAGGCCAACgttcaatagaccattttcgaattctcgcggctggacttgatctagcatgaaatggaggctaatgcgggcaaatcttttcaaatgcaaattaatttgcccgcattagcctccatttcatgctaaatccagtccaaccgttagaatacgaaactggcctattttGTTGCGTTTTGATTCAACAAAATTGCAATTCAATCTCACTCGTTTACAtacttttttcattcatttatcaATATACTACCTCTCCATTTActctattaatttttatgtaataaaatgatATTTGTACCTCAAGCAGTTTTAAGCTTTGTTTAACATTCTCTTCCTCAGCAACATCCGTCAGTGAAACCTCCTTGagggttttttctttctgagcGAGCCAATTTAACAATAACAGTTCTTCATCTCGAAACTTCTGCCAGTCAATCAAGGCTCGGGTCAGCTTCTGGTTCCTGTCATCACACCAATTCCAGGCTGCTGGCCAGCGGCTGCATACATCTTTGACTTTCGTCCGAGTTTTGTCGTCCAATCCAGGATCGGAATTATCGGTACCCAGGACAATGGTTACCATTGAAACATCACCAACCTCTTCTTGGAATTTCTGGTAATTCAAACCACAgtcaaattttgtcttttattattTAGGACTTTAACGTCCGCTAGCTATAATTGATGCGAGCGTTAAAATTATATCTGTCAGTTAAGTTCACACACATAGCAGAGCCATGATTTTCATTCGTTATCTCTCTCTTCcttattttaaattgtcatCGTTGGATGACGTTGTTTTTACCTGGTGATCTTCCAACTGCTGGCTTACAGTCTCATAGTTTGTCCCAATGTCAGGATCATCCTTCATCTTCTGCTCTGCTTTAGATAACCAGTCCAGCATCTTACTTAACTGTTGCTTGAGAAGGACCGTTCGCTCAAGTGAAAGCCTTGGGAGAGGAGAGCACAGATAACAATTGAGACAATATTCCATTTCAATGTCCACACTAAAAAACGTTGGGCTCAAAGTTACTGTACTTTCTTGTTAAGAAGAGCAAGCGAATTGGTGGCAGCTACATCCAGACGGCCAATTCACTGCCAAAATGTTCTAGCCAGATAAATCGTTTCTCACCTGTCACGGTCCTTTTGACATTGTTCCAAAAGGCTTTTGATTCTTTCGGCAACAATGTCCATTCGACTCTGaaattgttcttcttcttctttttgaaAGACGCCATCTGCAATCATGGATTGACCCTTGTCTAAGACTTCATACGTGCGAGACTTCAAAGTttccaactcattttcaaacGCCTTGTTGAAAGGgagaaacaaaatcaacaatgCAACTTCAATGTACTTTGCAACATTTTCAGacatgtccaggattgcaaggAATCTGCAGGTGCACGCCACTTTCAATAACCCTGTCCCCTAGGGAAACGTTCCTGAGGAGATATCTACCGTAACGGCAATGATTGCttataattaacaaaagcTTTTGATGTTTACAAGAGTCTTGCTTCGTGTTTCTCGAAAACACAAGGCTTAACTTGTCGCTGGGATTTTTCAGACATTAGTTATAAGGTTAGAAGTGAACCCTGCGCAACATGACCATGACGGAAAGGTTTTGATGCGTGCAAATTACTTATCAGAAGAAAGGTGTGATGAGGGcctataaacaaataaataaatgcagATAAACTCGTGGAGCTTAATCCACTTCAACCAACATTCCTAGTGTATTCTCATTTATAGTACATAAAAACTTCATGTAAGAATCACGAAATGTATCTCAtaagacaaacacaaaaggcCTGACCACTTGAATGCCTTTCTGAAATTACTATGGTTTCCCGGATTGTCATTTCACGAAAAGTCTGTTATTGAAACAAGCACTACAAAAGATCTGACCATATAAACACCTTTTAGAAGCCACTACTTTTCTGGATTGTCACAACTAGTAATCAAGTTCAAAATTATAGCAAAATGATAAATACCTTTTGTTTCTCCATCTGCTTCATTACTGCCTCTAAATCCACGTAATCGTTTTGGTCATACATCGGCTTTTTCTGTTCAGCATCCGAGAGGCCGCTCTCCACCTCGTTTAACATCTCATTGAGGCTATCGACAGCGCTGTCATGCTCTGATTGACTGtcagaaaaaaactttcattgtcaaaatttgtcaaattcaCAGCGAAGATAATATGACTCCAGACACCTTGTTGTctcaacaaaaatgtttcaactGTGGGATTATATATATCGTATTTATTCCTTGAAGCGCCCAATCTCGAATAAACGCTTTCCTTGTAGGTAGAAAAAGTTAATTAGAAATATCGAATCGAGCAGAGAAACACGCTGTGGAGACAGGTAAGTCACACTGCATGAAACAGACTGCACACAAGCTGTCCAGTAAGTACAACAGGCGCGTTAGTTCGGAGACAAAACTCTTAGATGATGTATGTACctaaaagtttcttttgcatCCATCTCATCCAAGACTTCATGGAGTGCTCCATCAACGGCCTCCTTGTTATCAACAGTCAATTCTGTGTCATTGATAGCAGACTCCTAAATGAAGAAAAGTACACAGGTACATTCCTATCTTAATGCAATGGAGTGTTTGCCGCCGGTGTTGGTTCAGTGAGGTTAAGAAAACTTAATGCTAGGAACATACCATAGTATAGTCTCAGGTAAAATATTGTTCCTTTAGCTCagttgctttgctttgtttttatgcttgtttctttggttttgttttttccttttttttttacttaattgACATTTAAAAAATAAGATTTGTTGAGTGTGCAACAACCAACCTTTCTCTCTCTAGCCTTTGTTCCTTCCATGCAATTGTACATTTCTGTCAAGTACATTATTATGAGCTTCTTGTCGGGTTTATCGACGTCAATGTCTGAAAAAAGAAGCGAAATCTTATAGTACCTGCTAATCACTCTTACTTGCCGCATGGGGTTGAATTGCGAAGGGTGCAGCTCAACAGGATTGGCCTCAGTGGCTGCGCGGTCATGCATGATCCAGGAGCACAGCATCCAGGCCAGATGTCTGTGACTGGGAGCCGATTTTGGAGAGGaaggaaaaccggagtacccggagaaaagcTCTCAAGTCAGGTTGACATCGCTTGAAATTCAGCCCACATTCGATCCACGAGGCGCTGGAGTAGAATACAGCGCCAACCTGACCCCGTAATTGTCTCGCACTTAGCTTCTGCtgactttgaaaatgaaggaTTGTTACTGAGGGCAGAACTAGGAATTTCCTCTCTCGTGTTTGATGAACTGAAAACGAAAACCGTTTTTACTTTGGCAAAATGTACCCCAAACCATGAGACGATGCTTCATCATGATAATCACTGAAAATACTAAGGCATAATTTAGGCAAAACTCTAAACTTGATATCAACCCAAGTAGACCTGAATATCCGTATTCATGGGAATTGGATTGGAATTTTCATGCGATCGAGGCGAGGGTCGCGAGAGGAAAATAATCCGTATGGAAAAGATACCTTCACTTGGTAACTGTTCCACGCTCACCACAGAAAAAGTGCGAGGTAATATAtacctatttcaaaaaatgttgtcggggaGAACGACGAATGTCAATTGGCGAACGGCGATTGCATGACTGAAAAGAAAGGcgggtattgaatattaacAGGAAATAATCTTCCATGATGCCGGCTCCATACAGTGTCGACCTTCGATGGCGAGTCATATGGTTTGTCCATATTCTTCAGAATTCAGTGACAGAgacttcatttttcttaggCGTTTGTGAAAGGACAGTGGAACGCTATATTTCTAAATGTCCGGTGAACGGTCAAGTTAAGCTGGGGCCAGTTGGCCGTTCGTACAGCAGTATCAGTTTTGCGCCACGTTTTGCGCCACGCGAAGAACTCGttgtttttgcataccaaatatggaaaccacaATTCCTTTCGGGCGTGCAATTTCTGTTCGACAACTGCCATTCGCCGCTCTCTCCGACAACGgtttttgaaataggtgtcCATTAGACGTTCATTCTCAATGCTTCTACTTCCTTGAGCTAGACCTCATGACCAACAGAAAGCTAAGgtattctgtttttttttccaagacaCCAGGTTCAGTTTCAAGGGGTTAATAAcagttttccttttccacATTCTGTTAACTTGCGGCCGCCTCAAACTCACCTGAAGAATCAAGGTAGCGGGGTACTCCAAAGTACTTTTCTGCCATCTTGAAAGAGCTTTCCAGTCTCGCATGAGTTGATGTGGTTTCAAGgtcatcaaaattaaacaagtcTGGTCTGCGATAGAGAGAAAGGATGATCATGATTATAAATTATATTAGTTATTTTTACACATTCAGTTTTCGCAAGTCAAAACTACCATACTCCGGCGATCTCCATACTAATACATTTTCCAAAGTTTGCAGTTGCTCAACGATCCTGACGTGAAGTGATGCATTTCTCATGctgatttcatttcttttcccGCATCCGACGGGACCCTTTTCGGACGCCTTCAGTTGGATACGCCTTCAATTACAACTGGCTGTGATGCATTTTAGTTACAATTACACACCTGTAAGAGTGAATGAGTGCGTTGAAAGCCAAGCCGTCTCTCCAACTTGTCGTAAAATCTGTTATGGTAATAGAACTCTCGTACCTAATAACCAAATAAAGACAAACCGAATTTCAATGCAATgtacaaaaaacgaaaagacaTAGCTAAACCTGTTGCTCGTCCCCGTCTTACCCTTGTAATCGATCTTTACACCAATCAAGAAGCTTCTTCTCAACATTGAATGCTTTTGCCGTTTCTTCTGTTACTGTCTCTTGCATTGCTTCTTGAACCTAGGGAGATCAGTATTTGATGTATTATTCGCACATTCTTTTGTTGTCTGTGAGAAATTCGAAAGTCACCGACATCCGAAGATCATGGGATGTATTGCGTATCACCTGGAATCTTAAAATGACGCTCCACATAAGTGCAAGAATAGCACGAGGTTTTCCATCCACGATATCAAAGCCGTTAATTCCAACAAGTTTCACCTGAGAAAAGCATCAAAAGTCTTGATCACATGTCGTTTGATAATTAATCAATGCTGCTAGAAGCCTGGAACCGAGCAACGCTAATACAATAAAAcataatcaaatgatttcatATATTTAATTGAATAAATGTTTGAAAGAAGGTTTGCCCTGCGCGGGATTTGAAACCACGTCCCTAGGAGCCCATGACGTCCCCCATTACCAGTCGGGTGTGAtcaccactacaccaccaGGACAATCATACAGGCAACACAGCCATCAAGAGGTGATTCACGTGGTCAGGGCGTGGGCCTCCCGggaaacttttctttcaaggTGACAAGGTAGGGGAGCCTATAACTCCACTTGAAACCCAACTTAGAATCAAGTTAATGATGCACGACCGTAGTCAACTTAGCGGATGACAAGGAAGGATCCTCGAAGGACACAggttaattttaattttttatagaGGGTGTAGGAGAGAAACCCTGACAATGCACACCCCAAATAATCATACTCAAAtgatttcatatatatatatacgttaTTGGCTAAGCGCGAGGTCAACATGGCTGGTCGATGGACAAGTTCTCcatttgcgtttttatggaccgagaagAAGTCGctaaaagagaacgaggccaatatctAGCCATCTTGATCGAACTAGGTCGGTCAAGAAAGGATTTattatggcataaagagcactgaaaaatgACCTTCTTACTTATTTATCCACAACACTCAAAAGGAAGTcaattgtttgaaaagtgatGGCGCGTTGTGGTTCTCGTTTTTTAGTCCCACACAGCAAGTCTTTTTACTGTCACAGAGAACCTTTtgggaaagaaaactttcgtgcacccGCTTCAACGAAATGTTATTGCGGCAACAAAACGGACAATCCCGAGCTGGCAGAaacgctcgggtagccaatcacagcgcGAGATTTGAttcatcttgcccgctcgcggagcttgctACATAATAAATGACAtaagtatttaccaaatcagtggatagcaattttcgcgcgttttgattggctcccgtagcttggaatatccttggatattcactgttttgcgaacggagagaaaaatgacgcgtcgtttcgcgaaagtttcagaagaagaaattgtgaccattaatgaagcggaatttttttatccatctgatttggtaaatgcAACATAAAATTAGCCCAAATACAATATAAAGTTACCCAAGAGCCTCGTTCGATATTTTTAATGAAGATTTTGTATTTGGCCTCAGTGTTTTTATCTGTGCCAGTCTTCTTTAACTCGCTCAACTTAGCGAGGCTATTTATAGTAATGAACAAGCGAATTGTGATTAGCACTGACAGATGAATTTGATGACTTCAGGTCTAGCATTTCGTTGGTTCCTGACGGTAACGATTTTAGCCTGAC
This sequence is a window from Acropora palmata chromosome 6, jaAcrPala1.3, whole genome shotgun sequence. Protein-coding genes within it:
- the LOC141883235 gene encoding utrophin-like isoform X4, translating into MNARLAQHDPPMEIKDIVADLMDGKMLLNLLEVLLNTTLKKEKGVMRVHKLNNVEKAMDLLEKQKVKLVGINGFDIVDGKPRAILALMWSVILRFQVQEAMQETVTEETAKAFNVEKKLLDWCKDRLQGYESSITITDFTTSWRDGLAFNALIHSYRPDLFNFDDLETTSTHARLESSFKMAEKYFGVPRYLDSSDIDVDKPDKKLIIMYLTEMYNCMEGTKARERKESAINDTELTVDNKEAVDGALHEVLDEMDAKETFSQSEHDSAVDSLNEMLNEVESGLSDAEQKKPMYDQNDYVDLEAVMKQMEKQKAFENELETLKSRTYEVLDKGQSMIADGVFQKEEEEQFQSRMDIVAERIKSLLEQCQKDRDRLSLERTVLLKQQLSKMLDWLSKAEQKMKDDPDIGTNYETVSQQLEDHQKFQEEVGDVSMVTIVLGTDNSDPGLDDKTRTKVKDVCSRWPAAWNWCDDRNQKLTRALIDWQKFRDEELLLLNWLAQKEKTLKEVSLTDVAEEENVKQSLKLLEVTQSELNEQEQRLQRLHQLGEDIIEESGNNDEITKEIKAQLLDFDECWSHVATRTLDEKEKLINTQNKMKEMYGLMGSVNEWINETKGLMKEYNEDMPLEDQENLKKRAEMKLEEKPNMQVKVDRVNRLGKDVCEILDGPSEKAVKGELQEFNDRWQETAAALESYNDKGYPESGGDCCFMRIIKRKFKSFS
- the LOC141883235 gene encoding utrophin-like isoform X1; its protein translation is MADQNSECPSKISLKTFEKAAKDVKFVAKHTKNFTRFVSERENLHRKTFTKWMNARLAQHDPPMEIKDIVADLMDGKMLLNLLEVLLNTTLKKEKGVMRVHKLNNVEKAMDLLEKQKVKLVGINGFDIVDGKPRAILALMWSVILRFQVQEAMQETVTEETAKAFNVEKKLLDWCKDRLQGYESSITITDFTTSWRDGLAFNALIHSYRPDLFNFDDLETTSTHARLESSFKMAEKYFGVPRYLDSSDIDVDKPDKKLIIMYLTEMYNCMEGTKARERKESAINDTELTVDNKEAVDGALHEVLDEMDAKETFSQSEHDSAVDSLNEMLNEVESGLSDAEQKKPMYDQNDYVDLEAVMKQMEKQKAFENELETLKSRTYEVLDKGQSMIADGVFQKEEEEQFQSRMDIVAERIKSLLEQCQKDRDRLSLERTVLLKQQLSKMLDWLSKAEQKMKDDPDIGTNYETVSQQLEDHQKFQEEVGDVSMVTIVLGTDNSDPGLDDKTRTKVKDVCSRWPAAWNWCDDRNQKLTRALIDWQKFRDEELLLLNWLAQKEKTLKEVSLTDVAEEENVKQSLKLLEVTQSELNEQEQRLQRLHQLGEDIIEESGNNDEITKEIKAQLLDFDECWSHVATRTLDEKEKLINTQNKMKEMYGLMGSVNEWINETKGLMKEYNEDMPLEDQENLKKRAEMKLEEKPNMQVKVDRVNRLGKDVCEILDGPSEKAVKGELQEFNDRWQETAAALESYNDKGYPESGGDCCFMRIIKRKFKSFS
- the LOC141883235 gene encoding utrophin-like isoform X2, with the translated sequence MDDEESQWVRQTSIRLKQSRDDRAGERENLHRKTFTKWMNARLAQHDPPMEIKDIVADLMDGKMLLNLLEVLLNTTLKKEKGVMRVHKLNNVEKAMDLLEKQKVKLVGINGFDIVDGKPRAILALMWSVILRFQVQEAMQETVTEETAKAFNVEKKLLDWCKDRLQGYESSITITDFTTSWRDGLAFNALIHSYRPDLFNFDDLETTSTHARLESSFKMAEKYFGVPRYLDSSDIDVDKPDKKLIIMYLTEMYNCMEGTKARERKESAINDTELTVDNKEAVDGALHEVLDEMDAKETFSQSEHDSAVDSLNEMLNEVESGLSDAEQKKPMYDQNDYVDLEAVMKQMEKQKAFENELETLKSRTYEVLDKGQSMIADGVFQKEEEEQFQSRMDIVAERIKSLLEQCQKDRDRLSLERTVLLKQQLSKMLDWLSKAEQKMKDDPDIGTNYETVSQQLEDHQKFQEEVGDVSMVTIVLGTDNSDPGLDDKTRTKVKDVCSRWPAAWNWCDDRNQKLTRALIDWQKFRDEELLLLNWLAQKEKTLKEVSLTDVAEEENVKQSLKLLEVTQSELNEQEQRLQRLHQLGEDIIEESGNNDEITKEIKAQLLDFDECWSHVATRTLDEKEKLINTQNKMKEMYGLMGSVNEWINETKGLMKEYNEDMPLEDQENLKKRAEMKLEEKPNMQVKVDRVNRLGKDVCEILDGPSEKAVKGELQEFNDRWQETAAALESYNDKGYPESGGDCCFMRIIKRKFKSFS
- the LOC141883235 gene encoding utrophin-like isoform X3, which codes for MNAMNTTKSVGEKTGERENLHRKTFTKWMNARLAQHDPPMEIKDIVADLMDGKMLLNLLEVLLNTTLKKEKGVMRVHKLNNVEKAMDLLEKQKVKLVGINGFDIVDGKPRAILALMWSVILRFQVQEAMQETVTEETAKAFNVEKKLLDWCKDRLQGYESSITITDFTTSWRDGLAFNALIHSYRPDLFNFDDLETTSTHARLESSFKMAEKYFGVPRYLDSSDIDVDKPDKKLIIMYLTEMYNCMEGTKARERKESAINDTELTVDNKEAVDGALHEVLDEMDAKETFSQSEHDSAVDSLNEMLNEVESGLSDAEQKKPMYDQNDYVDLEAVMKQMEKQKAFENELETLKSRTYEVLDKGQSMIADGVFQKEEEEQFQSRMDIVAERIKSLLEQCQKDRDRLSLERTVLLKQQLSKMLDWLSKAEQKMKDDPDIGTNYETVSQQLEDHQKFQEEVGDVSMVTIVLGTDNSDPGLDDKTRTKVKDVCSRWPAAWNWCDDRNQKLTRALIDWQKFRDEELLLLNWLAQKEKTLKEVSLTDVAEEENVKQSLKLLEVTQSELNEQEQRLQRLHQLGEDIIEESGNNDEITKEIKAQLLDFDECWSHVATRTLDEKEKLINTQNKMKEMYGLMGSVNEWINETKGLMKEYNEDMPLEDQENLKKRAEMKLEEKPNMQVKVDRVNRLGKDVCEILDGPSEKAVKGELQEFNDRWQETAAALESYNDKGYPESGGDCCFMRIIKRKFKSFS